A stretch of the Oenococcus sp. UCMA 16435 genome encodes the following:
- a CDS encoding PTS mannitol transporter subunit IICBA, with protein sequence MDYVETKSKTVPKKSLKTRVQKFGTSLSGMIMPNISSLVAWGLITAIFMAGGWIPNTHIATLITPMEIYLIPLLIAYVGGRMVDGERGAVVGAIAVMGVIVGSKIPMFLGAMIMGPLGGWCIKKFDSFFRDKVKTGFEMLYDNFSSGILGMILAIFGLFVVDPLVTAGNGFIATGVQWVINIHMLALANIFIEPAKVLFLNNAVGNGILVPLGIQQAASAGKSVLFLLEADPGPGLGILLAYMFFGKGMAQASASGSAIIQFFGGIHEIYFPYVLMKPMLILAAIAGGVTGTFTFTALGTGLKAAASPGSIIAVLLMTPKGNYLQILTGVFLAALVSFIVAAIILKSDKSTEPTDVFAQKQAQMEQMKAESKGEGVPSAQAANESVKKYEDVKKIIFACDAGMGSSAMGASILRDKAKKAGITNIPITNASISNLTDEQGLLIITQAELSDRALQKTPSAMHISVDNLLNSPKYDQVVLNLNAATQINSAESSEKKDLNENKSATVPLDYQAIKEVDFVYHGHTVGSSAMAASLFKDRLKKAGKNTLAKNINVSELKDNKEHLAILTAEVKDNLKLDSDNKIQTVKVENLLDSPKYDYIIDHLN encoded by the coding sequence ATGGATTATGTGGAAACAAAGTCAAAAACAGTTCCCAAAAAATCTTTGAAGACCAGAGTCCAAAAATTTGGAACAAGTTTAAGCGGAATGATTATGCCTAATATTTCCTCACTTGTCGCTTGGGGCCTAATTACGGCCATATTTATGGCAGGTGGATGGATTCCAAATACTCATATTGCCACTCTTATCACACCAATGGAAATTTATTTAATTCCTTTATTGATTGCTTACGTTGGTGGCCGGATGGTTGATGGAGAACGTGGAGCCGTTGTTGGAGCAATTGCCGTAATGGGTGTTATTGTCGGGTCTAAAATTCCAATGTTTTTAGGCGCCATGATTATGGGACCGTTAGGCGGCTGGTGTATAAAAAAATTTGATAGCTTTTTCCGGGATAAAGTCAAAACCGGTTTTGAAATGCTATATGATAATTTTTCCAGCGGAATACTGGGGATGATACTTGCAATTTTCGGATTGTTTGTCGTGGACCCGTTAGTTACCGCAGGAAACGGCTTTATTGCAACGGGTGTGCAGTGGGTCATAAATATTCATATGTTAGCACTGGCTAATATTTTTATTGAACCAGCTAAAGTTCTATTTTTGAACAACGCTGTTGGTAACGGTATTTTGGTTCCTTTGGGAATTCAGCAGGCGGCTTCTGCTGGAAAATCAGTGCTATTTTTGTTGGAAGCTGACCCTGGTCCTGGTTTAGGAATCTTGCTTGCATATATGTTTTTTGGTAAAGGCATGGCACAAGCTTCTGCTTCTGGTTCGGCCATTATTCAGTTTTTCGGTGGAATTCATGAAATTTATTTTCCATACGTTTTAATGAAGCCTATGCTGATTCTTGCCGCAATCGCAGGTGGAGTTACTGGTACTTTTACATTTACAGCATTAGGTACAGGGTTAAAAGCAGCCGCTTCGCCTGGTTCTATAATCGCAGTTTTGTTGATGACACCAAAAGGAAATTATTTACAGATTCTCACAGGCGTTTTCCTTGCCGCACTAGTTTCATTCATTGTAGCTGCAATAATTTTGAAGTCTGATAAGAGCACCGAACCGACAGATGTATTTGCTCAAAAACAAGCTCAAATGGAACAAATGAAAGCTGAATCAAAAGGTGAAGGCGTTCCATCGGCTCAGGCTGCAAACGAGTCAGTTAAGAAATATGAAGATGTCAAAAAAATTATTTTTGCTTGTGATGCTGGGATGGGTTCGTCTGCAATGGGAGCTTCTATACTACGTGACAAAGCAAAAAAAGCTGGAATAACTAATATACCTATTACAAACGCATCGATTAGTAATTTGACAGATGAACAAGGCCTTTTGATAATTACACAGGCAGAGTTATCTGATCGTGCTTTACAGAAGACGCCAAGTGCAATGCATATTTCTGTGGACAATCTGTTAAACAGTCCAAAATATGATCAAGTCGTTTTAAATCTTAATGCAGCAACTCAAATTAATTCAGCGGAATCTAGCGAAAAAAAAGATCTTAATGAGAATAAAAGTGCAACTGTTCCGTTAGACTATCAAGCAATTAAAGAAGTTGATTTCGTCTATCATGGCCATACAGTTGGTTCCTCTGCAATGGCAGCCTCGCTTTTTAAAGATCGCTTGAAGAAAGCAGGCAAAAATACACTTGCTAAAAATATTAATGTTAGCGAATTAAAAGACAATAAAGAGCACTTGGCTATTTTAACTGCAGAAGTAAAAGATAATTTGAAATTAGATTCTGATAATAAGATTCAAACGGTTAAAGTTGAAAACTTATTAGATTCACCTAAATATGACTACATTATTGATCATTTAAATTAA
- a CDS encoding HTH domain-containing protein, translating into MILLSNRQKKILTKLYESDNGIILSRIAASLNISRRTVYREFSELKIFLQEPWYTH; encoded by the coding sequence TTGATTTTATTATCTAATCGTCAAAAAAAAATTTTAACAAAGCTTTATGAGTCTGATAATGGCATTATTTTATCAAGAATTGCAGCTTCCTTAAATATTAGTCGTAGAACTGTTTATCGAGAATTTTCTGAATTAAAAATATTTTTGCAAGAGCCATGGTATACACATTGA
- a CDS encoding PTS transporter subunit EIIA yields MLLLENDGPVKIFSLASSLGVSEGTVQRDLKRFSTPLKESGITILKKKAVGVDLVGKESQIRSIACEILISEINGYDFFKYLNSNGSYRSDSFFLKLLPKEILSETANALKNSSVLRLSWSSDLQEIELILIITISIMRMKKHGLKKYAVHNFDGNFFSYRQRVLEIFKNFTSDIKENITMSEINFIAMQIRELDYKLSPGDWEANYDVQISFNVKQLIQNVSKDFHWNFSKDSDLFRRLDKHMVLLLYSKNKNFGLPNENIKILNNASVQYSDLYKILNKSLNNIFSEYIFNETEKQLILLYFANSYINNQTTDSGLSALVICPNGIGAASILKGRLSKEIPEISEIRIAKISQLNNIQLDHFDIILSTVTLSDFDKDYQVVSPLLLSDEVLRIKKFISTRNLRYENNVNDHKSEKNDFKNKQKKLIDLVKKADFSQQLLDNIHLKLLDNHEINESLSKLFERILSEIPIGIINDRQKVTKKILERINMSPVGIPDSHLSLAHATDESITSAFFSVYELTNPIEMMSMNRTTISVKRVLLMLGPTSMPDFQNNLMSKISSAIVMNNQNISIFENGSEQQIKNLVATQFIEQLDFWERDN; encoded by the coding sequence TTGCTGCTGCTTGAAAATGATGGACCCGTTAAAATTTTTTCTCTTGCTTCATCTTTGGGTGTTAGCGAAGGGACCGTCCAACGTGATTTAAAAAGATTTTCAACGCCATTAAAGGAAAGCGGGATCACGATTTTAAAAAAGAAGGCTGTTGGTGTTGATCTTGTGGGCAAAGAATCTCAAATAAGATCAATCGCTTGCGAAATATTAATCAGCGAAATTAATGGCTATGACTTCTTTAAATATTTGAATTCAAATGGAAGTTATCGCTCTGACAGTTTCTTCTTGAAACTTTTGCCTAAGGAAATACTTTCAGAGACTGCTAACGCTTTAAAAAATAGCAGTGTTTTAAGGCTTTCGTGGAGTTCTGATCTTCAAGAAATCGAACTAATTTTAATTATTACGATTTCTATAATGCGTATGAAAAAGCATGGCCTTAAAAAATATGCGGTTCACAATTTCGATGGAAATTTTTTCAGTTATCGTCAAAGAGTCTTAGAAATTTTTAAAAATTTTACTAGCGATATAAAAGAAAATATTACGATGAGTGAAATTAACTTTATTGCAATGCAAATAAGAGAGCTTGATTATAAATTATCTCCGGGTGACTGGGAGGCAAATTATGATGTGCAGATTTCGTTCAATGTCAAGCAACTCATTCAAAATGTTTCTAAGGATTTTCATTGGAATTTTAGCAAGGATTCGGATTTGTTTCGACGCTTGGATAAACACATGGTACTTTTGCTTTATAGCAAAAATAAAAACTTTGGATTACCAAACGAAAATATAAAAATTTTAAATAACGCAAGTGTACAGTATTCTGATTTATACAAAATTTTGAATAAATCACTAAATAATATATTTTCGGAATATATTTTCAACGAAACGGAAAAACAACTTATCCTTTTGTACTTTGCCAACAGTTATATTAATAATCAAACGACGGATAGCGGGCTTTCGGCATTAGTTATCTGTCCAAACGGAATTGGAGCAGCGAGCATTTTAAAGGGCCGGCTCAGTAAAGAAATTCCCGAAATATCAGAAATAAGAATAGCAAAAATTTCGCAACTTAATAATATTCAGCTTGATCATTTCGACATTATTCTTTCAACCGTGACCTTGTCTGATTTTGATAAAGATTATCAGGTTGTTAGCCCGTTGCTGTTAAGTGATGAAGTTTTGCGGATAAAAAAATTTATCAGTACTCGCAACTTGAGATACGAAAATAATGTAAATGATCATAAATCGGAAAAAAACGATTTTAAAAACAAACAAAAAAAATTAATCGATTTGGTCAAAAAGGCGGATTTTAGTCAACAATTGTTGGACAATATCCATTTAAAATTACTAGATAATCACGAGATTAATGAATCGCTATCTAAGCTATTTGAACGTATTTTGTCTGAAATACCGATCGGAATAATTAATGATCGTCAAAAAGTTACCAAAAAAATTCTGGAACGTATAAATATGTCTCCAGTTGGAATTCCTGATTCGCATCTTTCATTGGCTCACGCAACTGATGAAAGTATTACGAGTGCATTCTTCTCGGTATATGAATTAACAAATCCGATTGAGATGATGTCAATGAACCGGACCACGATTTCAGTAAAGCGCGTTTTGCTCATGCTTGGTCCAACTTCAATGCCGGATTTCCAAAATAACTTAATGAGTAAGATTAGCAGCGCGATTGTGATGAATAATCAAAATATTTCCATTTTTGAAAATGGGAGCGAACAACAAATCAAAAATTTAGTTGCAACTCAATTTATTGAACAACTTGATTTTTGGGAAAGAGACAACTAA
- a CDS encoding PTS sugar transporter subunit IIA, with translation MDIKKETVLLDQQVATKKEAIQLAGQLLVKNGYAQPEYIDSMLERETDLSTYMGNFIAIPHGTDDGKKYINKTGISIVQIPTGVNFSSNNESENIVTIVFGIAGLNGEHLDLLSQISIFCSDVNNVVKLADAQSKEEIINLLKEVNSK, from the coding sequence ATGGATATAAAAAAAGAAACGGTTCTACTAGATCAACAAGTTGCTACTAAAAAAGAAGCAATTCAATTAGCCGGACAACTTTTAGTTAAAAATGGCTATGCACAACCAGAATATATAGATTCGATGTTGGAAAGAGAAACAGATTTATCAACTTATATGGGGAACTTTATTGCAATCCCACATGGTACCGATGATGGGAAGAAATACATTAACAAAACCGGTATTTCTATCGTTCAAATTCCGACGGGTGTTAATTTCTCAAGCAATAATGAGAGCGAAAATATTGTCACGATTGTTTTCGGAATTGCCGGGCTTAACGGAGAACATTTAGATTTACTATCACAAATATCAATTTTCTGTAGTGATGTTAATAATGTGGTCAAGCTAGCAGATGCTCAATCAAAAGAAGAAATAATTAATCTACTAAAGGAGGTTAATAGCAAATGA
- a CDS encoding mannitol-1-phosphate 5-dehydrogenase: MKAVHFGAGNIGRGFIGETLAENGFDITFVDVNETVIDQLNKRGGYTIELAAKEHKQIEVHNVKGINNAKNPKAVSEEISKSDMVTTAIGPKILHIIAPLIADGIKLRHSIGNTVPIDVIACENMIGGSQSLKESVYESLNGEEQKWADQYIGFPNAAVDRIVPMQKHDDPLFVSVEPFKEWVIDKSQMKRPEIHLEGVEYEDDLEPYIERKLFSVNTGHATAAYTGNMKGYKTIGEAIKDEAVVDKVKSVLSETGDLLIQKWHFDPQVHSAYQKKILSRFENPFISDDIERVGRTPIRKLGFNERFVRPIRELKEFGSDYKALVDTVGMVFFFDFPKDSESVKLQQMLKDESIEQVIKETTQLKDQDLIGEIKEAYKQHESVLKN, translated from the coding sequence ATGAAAGCAGTTCATTTCGGTGCTGGTAATATTGGTCGTGGTTTTATAGGGGAAACTTTAGCTGAAAACGGTTTTGATATAACATTTGTTGATGTTAATGAAACAGTAATTGATCAGCTTAATAAAAGAGGTGGCTATACTATTGAACTAGCTGCCAAAGAGCACAAACAAATCGAGGTACACAATGTAAAAGGTATTAATAATGCCAAAAATCCCAAGGCTGTTTCTGAGGAAATTTCTAAATCCGATATGGTCACAACTGCGATTGGACCAAAAATTTTGCACATTATCGCTCCATTGATTGCCGATGGTATAAAACTGCGTCATTCGATTGGCAATACCGTGCCAATCGACGTAATAGCTTGTGAAAATATGATTGGCGGAAGCCAATCATTAAAGGAGTCAGTTTATGAATCGCTAAATGGCGAAGAACAAAAATGGGCTGATCAGTATATTGGTTTTCCTAATGCAGCCGTTGATCGGATTGTGCCAATGCAAAAACACGACGATCCATTGTTTGTTTCCGTTGAGCCTTTTAAAGAATGGGTTATTGACAAATCACAAATGAAACGTCCAGAGATTCATTTAGAAGGTGTTGAATATGAAGATGATTTGGAACCATATATTGAACGCAAACTTTTCTCTGTAAATACCGGTCATGCAACAGCTGCATATACTGGAAATATGAAAGGATACAAGACAATCGGCGAGGCCATTAAAGATGAGGCTGTTGTTGATAAAGTAAAGTCTGTTCTTAGTGAAACTGGCGACCTATTGATCCAAAAGTGGCATTTTGATCCTCAGGTTCACTCCGCTTATCAGAAAAAGATTTTAAGTAGATTTGAAAATCCGTTTATTTCCGATGATATCGAAAGAGTTGGTCGCACACCGATTCGTAAACTAGGTTTTAATGAACGCTTTGTCCGCCCGATTCGAGAACTCAAAGAATTTGGTTCCGACTATAAAGCACTGGTTGATACAGTTGGTATGGTATTTTTCTTCGATTTTCCAAAAGACAGCGAAAGCGTCAAATTACAGCAAATGTTGAAAGATGAATCGATTGAACAAGTTATCAAAGAAACCACTCAACTTAAGGATCAAGACTTAATAGGAGAAATTAAGGAAGCTTATAAGCAACATGAATCAGTTTTGAAAAACTAG
- a CDS encoding phosphoglycerate kinase — protein MTKLTVKDLDLKGKKVLMRVDFNVPIKDGVIGNDNRVVAALPTIKYVLEQGGKAILFSHLGRVKKTEDKPGLSLAPVAKHLGDLLSQEVIFPGKTEGKELEDAINDLKVGQVLMVENTRYEDVDKNGEYVKRESGNDPELGKYWASLGDDLFINDAFGTAHRSHASNVGIASNVSQTAAGFLMEKEIKYLDEAVNNPKHPFVAVLGGAKVSDKIEVIKNLLSKADKVIVGGGMSYTFSNANGVKIGNSLFEADKVGLAKEIMEEAGDKLVLPEDSVAAESFANDVPTKVFEHGIPDGWMGLDIGPKTIEKFKNTLKGAKTVVWNGPMGVFEMSNFANGTLELGKFIGSLTSQGAATIVGGGDSTAAVSQLGIADQFTHISTGGGASLEYLEGKTLPGIAAISNK, from the coding sequence ATGACAAAATTAACTGTAAAAGACCTTGACTTAAAAGGCAAAAAAGTTTTGATGCGGGTTGATTTCAACGTACCGATTAAGGATGGTGTCATCGGCAACGATAATCGTGTTGTTGCTGCTTTGCCAACGATTAAATACGTTCTTGAACAAGGCGGGAAGGCTATTCTTTTTAGTCATCTTGGCCGTGTTAAGAAAACCGAGGACAAGCCAGGATTAAGTTTGGCTCCAGTGGCCAAACATTTGGGCGATTTGCTTAGCCAGGAAGTTATTTTTCCAGGAAAAACCGAAGGTAAGGAACTTGAAGACGCTATCAACGACTTAAAAGTCGGCCAAGTATTAATGGTCGAAAATACTCGTTACGAGGATGTCGACAAAAACGGCGAGTATGTTAAACGTGAGTCTGGTAATGATCCTGAATTGGGTAAATATTGGGCCAGTTTAGGGGATGATTTGTTCATAAATGATGCCTTTGGAACGGCTCATCGTTCTCATGCGTCAAATGTTGGTATTGCCTCAAATGTTTCACAAACTGCTGCTGGATTTTTAATGGAAAAGGAAATCAAGTATTTGGATGAAGCTGTTAATAATCCAAAACATCCATTCGTAGCAGTCTTAGGGGGTGCTAAAGTTTCTGACAAAATCGAAGTTATCAAAAATTTGTTGTCAAAAGCCGACAAAGTTATTGTTGGTGGTGGAATGAGCTATACTTTTTCCAACGCCAACGGTGTTAAAATTGGTAATTCTTTGTTTGAGGCTGATAAAGTTGGCCTGGCCAAAGAAATTATGGAGGAAGCAGGCGACAAGTTGGTATTGCCCGAAGATTCTGTTGCTGCTGAAAGTTTTGCAAATGATGTACCGACAAAAGTTTTTGAACATGGTATTCCTGACGGTTGGATGGGTCTTGATATTGGACCAAAAACAATCGAGAAATTTAAAAATACTTTAAAAGGTGCCAAAACAGTCGTTTGGAACGGACCAATGGGCGTATTTGAAATGAGCAACTTCGCTAACGGCACATTGGAACTAGGCAAATTTATCGGATCTTTGACTTCCCAGGGAGCTGCGACAATTGTTGGCGGCGGCGATTCGACCGCGGCTGTTTCCCAGCTCGGAATTGCTGATCAATTTACTCATATTTCTACAGGTGGTGGAGCCAGCCTTGAATATCTTGAAGGCAAAACTTTGCCTGGCATTGCTGCTATTTCTAATAAGTAA
- a CDS encoding DUF1516 family protein yields MQIIIAIHVLSVIAIAVSGTAALILPPEKDKKLVLTTRIIYLPLFVSGLLLALKTAHGQPVLTILKIAVALAFIALLEISFAHKIKKAPTKIVLAILAILFFLAALLGIMLIANENS; encoded by the coding sequence ATGCAGATTATTATTGCTATACACGTATTATCAGTTATTGCAATTGCAGTTTCAGGAACGGCTGCTTTAATTTTGCCACCCGAAAAAGACAAAAAACTCGTTTTGACTACAAGAATTATTTATCTGCCACTTTTTGTCAGTGGATTATTGTTAGCCCTTAAAACAGCTCACGGCCAACCAGTATTGACAATTCTTAAAATTGCCGTTGCTTTGGCTTTTATTGCTCTCTTGGAAATAAGTTTTGCTCATAAAATTAAGAAGGCACCTACTAAAATCGTGTTGGCAATTTTAGCAATTCTTTTCTTCCTTGCTGCACTACTGGGAATTATGTTAATTGCTAATGAAAATTCTTGA
- a CDS encoding ATP-dependent Clp protease ATP-binding subunit, which produces MADYNDDPFVFGNFNVDDIFRQLNGQMANMQQANNGSAQARPGHTGGNNNKKKNGLLEQFGINITEQARKGKLDPVIGRSQEVGRVIEILNRRTKNNPVLIGEAGVGKTAVVEGLAQAIVAKKVPDKLINKEVIRLDMVSLVQGTSMRGQFEARMQQLMKEVESRDEVILFIDEIHEIMGAGNAEGGMDAGNILKPALARGEFQLIGATTLKEYRNIEKDGAVSRRFQEVMVEEPSKAEAVEILKGLRPKYEDFHHVKYPDSVLETAVDLSDRYVPERFLPDKAIDLIDEAGSRKNLHLEFVSPEEIQQKINNAEAMKQQAIEKEDYEKASYWRDQVDNLQKQKKVAEDNPENVANAATVTVQDIAKIVEEKTKIPVGDLKKNEASQLKDLDTHLRTHVIGQNEAVERVSRAVRRNRIGLTKSGRPIGSFLFVGPTGVGKTETAKQLAKEMFGSEDSMIRFDMSEYMEPQSISKLIGAPAGYVGYEEAGQLTEQVRRHPYSLILLDEIEKAHRDVMNMFLQILDDGRLTDSQGHVVSFKDTIVIATSNAGSGDVGNNPVGFAAETAQDSAEHRLVEKLKNYFKPEFLNRFDAIVEFKELGKNELSKITGLMLEQMNSMLADNDLHVDVDKAAKDKLVELGFNPEMGARPLRRVVQEQIEDSVADFYLDNPNVHQLKATLNKDGNIVLVPKKINAPAKTIASDVPATNQKNN; this is translated from the coding sequence ATGGCTGATTATAATGACGATCCCTTCGTTTTTGGTAATTTTAATGTTGATGATATTTTTCGTCAATTGAACGGCCAAATGGCAAATATGCAACAAGCAAATAATGGTTCAGCTCAAGCACGCCCTGGACATACCGGCGGAAATAATAATAAGAAAAAAAATGGTTTGCTCGAACAATTCGGCATTAATATTACCGAACAAGCACGTAAAGGCAAATTAGATCCGGTTATTGGTCGCAGCCAAGAAGTTGGACGCGTGATCGAAATTCTCAATCGGAGAACAAAAAATAATCCCGTTTTGATAGGCGAAGCCGGTGTTGGAAAAACGGCCGTCGTTGAAGGATTGGCGCAAGCAATTGTTGCAAAGAAAGTTCCCGATAAATTAATCAATAAGGAAGTTATTCGTTTGGATATGGTTTCCCTTGTTCAGGGAACCAGCATGCGAGGACAATTCGAAGCCAGGATGCAGCAATTGATGAAAGAAGTTGAATCGCGCGACGAGGTAATCCTGTTCATTGATGAGATTCATGAAATCATGGGTGCGGGAAACGCCGAAGGCGGCATGGATGCCGGTAACATTTTAAAGCCGGCCCTTGCTCGCGGAGAATTTCAGTTAATTGGTGCAACTACTCTAAAAGAGTACCGGAATATCGAAAAAGACGGAGCAGTTTCTCGACGCTTTCAAGAAGTAATGGTTGAAGAACCATCGAAAGCAGAAGCCGTAGAAATTTTGAAGGGTTTACGTCCAAAATATGAGGACTTCCATCATGTAAAGTATCCTGATAGCGTCTTGGAAACAGCGGTCGATCTATCCGATCGCTATGTTCCGGAACGTTTCTTACCCGACAAAGCAATTGACCTGATTGATGAAGCAGGTTCAAGAAAAAATCTTCATTTGGAATTTGTTAGTCCCGAAGAAATCCAACAAAAAATCAATAATGCCGAAGCAATGAAACAGCAGGCAATTGAAAAAGAGGATTATGAAAAGGCTAGTTATTGGCGAGATCAAGTCGATAATTTGCAAAAACAGAAAAAAGTTGCTGAAGATAATCCAGAAAATGTTGCCAATGCAGCGACGGTTACTGTTCAGGATATTGCTAAGATCGTTGAAGAAAAAACCAAAATTCCAGTTGGCGATTTGAAGAAAAACGAGGCATCACAACTAAAGGATTTGGATACTCATTTACGTACACATGTAATTGGCCAAAATGAAGCCGTCGAGCGCGTTTCTCGTGCTGTTCGTCGTAATCGTATCGGATTAACAAAGTCAGGCCGGCCGATTGGCTCCTTCTTGTTCGTTGGCCCAACCGGAGTTGGAAAAACCGAAACAGCCAAACAGCTCGCTAAAGAAATGTTTGGTTCCGAAGATTCCATGATTCGATTTGATATGTCTGAATATATGGAACCACAAAGCATTTCGAAATTAATTGGTGCTCCTGCTGGTTATGTTGGCTATGAAGAAGCCGGCCAATTGACTGAACAAGTTCGTCGTCACCCGTATTCATTAATTTTACTTGATGAAATCGAGAAAGCACATCGTGATGTTATGAATATGTTCCTGCAAATTCTCGACGATGGGCGTTTGACTGATTCTCAGGGTCACGTGGTTAGTTTCAAAGACACGATTGTGATTGCAACTTCCAATGCCGGAAGCGGCGATGTCGGAAATAACCCTGTTGGTTTTGCGGCCGAAACGGCTCAAGATTCAGCAGAACATCGTCTGGTTGAAAAGTTAAAGAACTACTTCAAACCCGAATTCCTAAATCGTTTTGATGCGATTGTCGAATTTAAAGAGCTTGGCAAGAACGAATTAAGCAAGATCACCGGCTTAATGCTTGAACAAATGAATTCAATGCTGGCTGATAATGATCTGCATGTCGACGTCGACAAAGCAGCGAAAGATAAGCTGGTCGAATTAGGATTCAATCCAGAGATGGGTGCTCGGCCACTGCGTCGTGTTGTTCAAGAGCAAATCGAAGACAGTGTTGCCGATTTCTATCTTGATAACCCAAATGTTCATCAGCTTAAAGCTACCCTTAACAAAGATGGCAATATTGTATTAGTCCCGAAAAAAATAAATGCACCAGCTAAGACAATTGCGTCTGATGTTCCTGCAACGAATCAAAAAAATAATTAA
- a CDS encoding phosphocarrier protein HPr: protein MVSKEFTITADSGLHARPATMLVQKASEFDSKLTLKYDGKEVNLKSIMGVMSLGAGKGAKIEIVADGGDAQAALDGVEGTLKSESLV, encoded by the coding sequence ATGGTTTCTAAAGAATTTACGATTACTGCTGACTCTGGCTTACACGCGCGTCCTGCGACGATGCTTGTTCAAAAAGCCTCAGAGTTCGATTCAAAGCTGACTTTGAAGTATGACGGTAAAGAAGTTAACTTGAAGTCGATTATGGGTGTGATGAGCCTTGGTGCCGGTAAAGGAGCCAAGATTGAGATCGTTGCCGATGGTGGTGACGCACAAGCAGCCCTTGATGGTGTTGAGGGTACGCTTAAGAGTGAGTCTCTAGTTTAA
- the nagB gene encoding glucosamine-6-phosphate deaminase, whose translation MKLEIINSQAEAGQKGLQVFKQAIQNGAQVFGLATGSTPISIYDAITKSDLDFTKATSINLDEYKGLAADHPASYRYFMNKYFFSKKPFAHSYMPNGLASDLKVEIEHYDQIINDNPIDLQILGIGRNGHIGFNEPGTSFESKTHIVELTDNTIQANSRFFDSIDQVPKQAISMGIGSIMKSKEILIAAYGKEKAQAVKEFIEGPVTENVPASILQNHPKVTIILDQAAASLLNKK comes from the coding sequence ATGAAACTTGAAATTATTAATTCGCAAGCCGAAGCCGGTCAAAAAGGGCTCCAGGTCTTTAAACAAGCGATTCAAAATGGGGCGCAAGTATTTGGTTTAGCAACCGGTTCCACGCCAATCTCGATTTATGACGCAATCACAAAATCAGATTTGGACTTTACAAAAGCCACTTCAATTAATCTTGATGAATATAAGGGACTTGCCGCTGACCATCCGGCAAGTTATCGTTATTTTATGAATAAATACTTTTTCTCTAAAAAGCCTTTTGCTCATTCCTATATGCCTAACGGTCTAGCAAGTGACTTGAAAGTTGAAATCGAACATTATGATCAAATAATTAACGACAATCCAATTGATTTGCAAATTCTTGGTATTGGTCGCAATGGCCATATCGGTTTTAATGAGCCAGGAACATCCTTTGAATCCAAGACGCACATTGTTGAACTAACAGATAATACGATTCAGGCAAATTCACGTTTCTTTGATTCGATCGACCAAGTGCCAAAGCAGGCAATTTCTATGGGGATCGGTTCAATTATGAAAAGCAAAGAAATTCTAATTGCCGCTTATGGAAAAGAAAAAGCTCAGGCAGTCAAAGAATTTATTGAAGGACCGGTCACTGAAAACGTACCTGCTTCTATTCTGCAAAATCATCCGAAAGTCACAATCATCCTTGATCAAGCTGCTGCTTCCCTTTTAAACAAAAAATAA